One part of the Olleya sp. YS genome encodes these proteins:
- a CDS encoding CHAT domain-containing protein translates to MEEDIYVATETFNVNPNATTFQTLIEKEASFKSQLKTKDQYFAYLNLLVNKGFYLFNTNQQMQAIAAYENAWTIYKSEIKGVFKYDITENCLKNLSTLYNKIGDYTNAENVIKQYIFLAEKEKNNQHRISGAINLSQLYFTIGKHQSAIEIVDKGLKIKGISNTQIEKLQRIKTNSQIVSSKKATIQDANVLSTKHDNQTKYQLALKDKDYKKALSLFNLKFLHIDKAKISAREYAKLSVEEAQLHFKLNDFNSASKKLKLALITLIPTHNGQDIPKQDDLYADNTFIDIFDLLAQLQSNFNNALACYDRSFYISELLQDNITSQEAKLIHLNANRTRSETCISLLYDAYQKEGNVDVLHQAFAYAEKNKASILKETIGKKSLLQQFPNDSLLLKEQTLLQQQERLTNSIIKAQYQNNSKQINEISQELTETSIALKELKKEIDTKYSNINNQKLSTKTIQDKLLKDNAVLVEYFYGETAVFQFLISPSTIDLFKIERDDHFNTTIEQYIDYFNNSSVINNNIPQFTNDAFKLYQLLGFEITSTSKNVVVIPDGFLNFIPFESLLSQQTTSTNYSKMPFVATQQQLAYNVSALFYANNKPFKYSNLVLGVFPVFDKTDAKLTYSLDEAESIEEYVNAKFLMYDAATKQDVLAQANQFGVLHLSTHASSGTFTIPANIDFIDQKLFLNELYSLNIQNNLVVLSACETGIGKLQKGEGSMNLARGFQFAGVENLLFSLWKINDLSTSQLMASFYKSYSKTQSAFVANHLSKVGYLNNSSISNIKKSPYYWSAFMYYGDLTPKTTSSMSNYIVFAFVGFGIALLLWFVIRRRYNGTNS, encoded by the coding sequence TTGGAAGAAGATATATATGTGGCTACAGAAACTTTTAATGTAAATCCAAACGCTACAACGTTTCAAACTTTAATTGAAAAAGAAGCCAGTTTTAAATCTCAATTAAAAACTAAAGATCAGTATTTTGCTTACCTCAATTTATTAGTCAATAAAGGCTTTTACTTATTTAATACTAACCAACAAATGCAAGCTATTGCTGCATACGAAAACGCTTGGACAATTTATAAGTCAGAAATTAAAGGTGTGTTTAAATACGACATTACCGAGAATTGTCTTAAAAATCTTAGCACACTTTATAATAAAATTGGTGACTATACTAATGCAGAAAACGTTATAAAACAATATATTTTTTTAGCAGAAAAAGAAAAAAACAATCAACACAGAATTAGTGGAGCAATAAATTTATCGCAATTATATTTTACTATTGGTAAACACCAATCTGCAATTGAGATTGTTGACAAAGGATTGAAAATAAAAGGTATTAGTAATACTCAGATAGAAAAACTACAACGTATAAAAACAAATAGTCAAATTGTAAGTTCAAAAAAAGCAACTATTCAAGACGCTAATGTTTTAAGCACCAAACATGACAACCAAACCAAATATCAATTAGCTTTAAAAGATAAAGACTACAAAAAGGCTTTGTCATTATTTAATTTAAAGTTTTTGCATATTGATAAAGCAAAAATTTCTGCAAGAGAATATGCTAAACTAAGTGTTGAAGAAGCACAACTTCACTTTAAATTAAATGATTTTAATTCAGCTTCAAAAAAATTAAAATTAGCATTAATTACTCTTATACCAACTCATAATGGACAAGATATTCCAAAACAAGACGATTTATATGCAGACAATACATTTATAGACATTTTTGATTTATTGGCTCAGCTTCAATCTAACTTTAATAATGCTTTAGCCTGTTATGATCGTAGTTTTTATATTTCAGAATTATTGCAAGACAACATTACCTCTCAAGAGGCAAAACTCATTCATTTAAATGCTAATAGAACACGTAGCGAAACATGTATTAGCTTGCTATATGATGCCTATCAAAAAGAAGGAAACGTAGATGTTTTACACCAAGCTTTTGCTTACGCAGAAAAAAATAAAGCTTCCATTTTAAAAGAAACTATTGGTAAAAAATCACTGTTACAACAATTTCCTAACGATAGTTTGCTACTTAAAGAGCAAACTTTATTGCAGCAACAAGAACGATTAACCAACTCCATAATAAAAGCACAATATCAAAATAATTCAAAACAAATAAACGAGATTAGTCAAGAACTGACTGAAACCAGTATAGCTTTAAAAGAATTAAAAAAAGAGATTGATACTAAATATTCTAATATTAACAATCAAAAATTATCTACTAAAACTATTCAAGACAAGCTTTTAAAAGATAACGCTGTTTTAGTTGAATATTTTTATGGCGAAACTGCTGTTTTTCAATTTTTAATATCTCCATCAACCATAGACTTATTTAAGATTGAGCGTGATGACCATTTTAATACTACCATTGAACAGTATATTGATTATTTCAATAATTCGTCTGTAATAAATAATAACATTCCGCAATTTACTAACGACGCTTTTAAATTGTATCAACTGTTAGGATTTGAAATCACATCAACAAGTAAAAATGTGGTAGTTATACCAGATGGTTTTTTAAACTTTATACCTTTTGAAAGCTTATTATCCCAACAAACAACCTCTACAAATTATTCTAAAATGCCATTTGTTGCCACACAACAACAGTTGGCTTATAACGTAAGTGCATTGTTTTATGCAAATAACAAACCCTTTAAGTATAGCAATTTGGTGTTAGGTGTATTTCCTGTTTTTGACAAAACCGATGCCAAATTAACCTACTCTTTAGACGAAGCAGAAAGCATTGAAGAGTACGTCAATGCTAAATTTTTAATGTATGATGCAGCGACCAAACAAGATGTATTAGCACAAGCTAATCAGTTTGGTGTTTTACACTTATCGACTCATGCTAGTAGTGGTACTTTTACAATTCCTGCAAATATTGATTTTATTGACCAAAAACTATTTTTAAACGAATTGTACAGCCTAAATATTCAAAATAATCTGGTGGTTTTAAGTGCATGCGAAACTGGTATTGGAAAACTTCAAAAAGGAGAAGGTAGCATGAATTTGGCTAGAGGATTTCAATTTGCAGGAGTAGAAAATTTATTGTTTTCATTATGGAAAATTAATGATTTATCAACGTCGCAATTAATGGCGTCGTTTTACAAAAGCTACAGCAAAACGCAATCGGCTTTTGTAGCCAATCATCTTTCAAAAGTTGGATATTTGAATAATTCTTCTATTTCAAATATCAAAAAATCACCATATTACTGGAGCGCTTTTATGTATTATGGCGATTTGACACCAAAAACAACATCAAGTATGTCAAATTATATTGTTTTTGCTTTTGTTGGCTTCGGGATTGCCTTACTTTTATGGTTCGTAATACGCAGACGCTATAATGGAACAAACTCTTAA
- a CDS encoding PKD domain-containing protein codes for MKTLITLLFTLSTLICFAQQEITVDTTTRIATIEYKTVGNQVQFSPNAPELNQIAGAPKAFYTNYWEFGDGTYSKENNPTKTYKKTGEYEVRLWATNNYDTGKPPTSRPKKIRVDDVDQDYQEEASMDNAIDIQRSREPIPEEEIVVIFKYKNNKEYTTNGKLMLFYNETVYKDANFEITDTRTHHGETIINNDNLVYTKKLDRDTYYASAENNSISLYAKPQDSTEKQNLPLTLEEAKAAYKNSSQLRFSNMQPNEERNVFYTLKTTPEMLKDTSAIISVRGVYIPDDNYDNHHVKDMEMEIVTSHDPNKMSSNATFLNYRLVRYKRPKFKIRFQNNGEGPARTIRLETDIPDMFDKSSIEVLDMYPKVKICPKYDVEYSCLDTTYTEKQAIFTFKNIYLPGSEQKNVKVYDSTKGFVQYRIKFGKDFHKQKTKSRTAIIFDKNDPIITNYSTTRFLPGISIGAKAGYNSFSDLDNSKSYFIGATVSPYKSYRWYWQVELLNSFHQFDGNTTVREELIGEPGVNELFQRTTTTSSFENIDWEIPVLARYNINNYIGLGAGLQGTITLNEKRNEEVLIERFENINTQPGGLINSDQMSNNSTDTFTNFRAGFLVEATAGFARIGPSVGARYVFNFKENYNYMQLYAIWKF; via the coding sequence ATGAAAACTTTAATTACCTTACTTTTTACATTAAGTACTCTCATATGCTTTGCACAACAGGAAATTACTGTGGATACTACAACACGTATAGCTACTATAGAATATAAAACAGTAGGTAATCAAGTACAATTCTCACCAAATGCTCCAGAATTAAACCAAATTGCTGGCGCACCAAAAGCCTTTTATACTAACTATTGGGAATTTGGAGATGGTACCTACAGCAAAGAAAATAATCCTACGAAAACGTACAAAAAAACTGGTGAATATGAAGTACGTTTATGGGCTACCAATAACTATGATACAGGTAAACCACCAACCTCTCGTCCTAAAAAAATAAGAGTAGATGATGTAGACCAAGACTATCAAGAAGAAGCTTCTATGGACAACGCAATTGATATACAACGAAGCAGAGAACCCATTCCAGAAGAAGAAATTGTAGTTATTTTTAAATACAAAAACAATAAAGAGTATACCACTAACGGAAAACTCATGCTATTTTATAATGAGACAGTATACAAGGATGCTAATTTTGAAATCACAGATACCAGAACACATCATGGTGAAACTATTATAAATAATGACAACTTAGTTTACACCAAGAAACTTGATAGAGATACTTATTACGCTTCCGCAGAAAACAATAGCATATCATTGTATGCTAAACCCCAAGATTCTACCGAAAAACAAAACTTACCATTAACCCTTGAAGAAGCTAAAGCAGCTTATAAAAACTCTAGTCAGTTACGCTTTAGTAATATGCAGCCTAATGAAGAGCGCAACGTATTTTACACGTTAAAAACTACACCAGAAATGCTTAAGGATACTAGTGCTATTATTAGTGTTAGAGGTGTGTATATTCCAGATGATAACTATGACAACCACCATGTTAAAGACATGGAAATGGAAATTGTCACCTCTCATGATCCAAACAAAATGTCATCTAACGCAACTTTTTTAAATTATAGATTAGTCCGCTATAAACGACCAAAATTTAAAATTAGATTTCAAAATAATGGCGAAGGTCCAGCAAGAACCATTCGCTTAGAAACAGATATTCCGGACATGTTTGACAAATCGTCAATAGAAGTTTTAGACATGTATCCCAAAGTTAAAATCTGTCCTAAATATGACGTAGAATATAGTTGTCTAGACACTACCTATACAGAAAAACAAGCTATTTTCACCTTCAAAAACATTTACTTACCTGGTAGCGAACAAAAAAATGTAAAGGTGTACGATTCAACTAAAGGTTTTGTGCAATACAGAATCAAGTTTGGTAAAGATTTTCATAAACAAAAAACCAAATCACGTACAGCAATTATTTTTGACAAAAACGATCCAATAATTACTAATTACTCAACAACTCGTTTTTTACCAGGTATTTCAATAGGTGCTAAAGCAGGTTATAACTCGTTTTCAGATTTAGACAATTCTAAAAGCTACTTTATTGGTGCAACTGTTTCGCCTTACAAATCCTACAGATGGTATTGGCAAGTTGAGCTATTAAACAGCTTTCATCAGTTTGATGGTAATACAACAGTTAGAGAAGAATTAATAGGTGAGCCAGGAGTTAACGAGCTTTTTCAACGTACAACAACAACCTCATCTTTTGAGAATATCGATTGGGAAATTCCAGTATTGGCAAGGTATAACATCAATAATTATATTGGTTTAGGTGCTGGATTACAAGGTACCATTACCCTTAATGAAAAAAGAAATGAAGAGGTATTGATTGAGCGATTTGAAAATATAAACACACAGCCTGGTGGTTTGATTAATAGTGACCAAATGTCAAATAATTCTACAGATACCTTTACTAATTTTAGAGCTGGATTTTTAGTGGAAGCGACTGCAGGATTTGCCAGAATTGGACCAAGTGTTGGTGCACGCTATGTCTTTAACTTTAAAGAAAACTATAACTATATGCAATTATATGCCATATGGAAATTCTAG
- a CDS encoding sigma-70 family RNA polymerase sigma factor, giving the protein MSEKKIHEDQKYVDGLVNNNSFIIQAIYDKFAPKVINYIRQNSGDAERAQDIIQETIITIYNQGCQKKLQLTCPFDAYFFLLCKRKWLNYLKKSGNKEVTINEEVLSKDDDAQELSFESSIFEGKQALFNEMFQKLGDACKDLLKATFKIKSMEEVAASLNVSYAYARKKKSLCIGQLTKLVQESPTFNQLNY; this is encoded by the coding sequence ATGAGTGAAAAAAAAATACACGAAGACCAGAAATATGTAGACGGATTGGTAAATAACAACTCCTTTATTATTCAGGCTATATATGATAAGTTTGCGCCAAAAGTGATTAATTACATTAGGCAAAATAGTGGTGATGCAGAACGTGCTCAGGATATTATACAAGAAACTATTATCACCATTTATAATCAAGGTTGTCAAAAAAAACTGCAATTAACGTGTCCTTTTGATGCCTACTTTTTTTTACTGTGTAAACGTAAGTGGTTAAACTATTTGAAAAAAAGTGGTAATAAAGAGGTAACAATTAATGAAGAAGTTTTATCTAAAGATGACGACGCACAAGAACTGTCTTTTGAATCTTCTATTTTTGAAGGTAAACAAGCCCTTTTTAACGAGATGTTTCAAAAACTAGGAGATGCCTGCAAAGACTTGCTAAAAGCGACTTTTAAAATTAAATCTATGGAAGAAGTAGCAGCTAGCCTAAATGTAAGTTATGCTTACGCACGAAAGAAAAAATCGCTTTGCATTGGTCAATTAACTAAGTTAGTTCAAGAGTCGCCAACATTTAATCAACTTAATTATTAA
- a CDS encoding tetratricopeptide repeat protein, with protein sequence MQEQDYILFENYLSGDLSSEEIADFENRVSTDEDFKQAFTIYKELSEHLQHEIGNEDNTTDFRANLDSISHRYFTKLDIEENPVEVKKTFSFYKLAVAASIALIMGFFVFNQFSGGADYYDFNDHGTIDFTERSSEDNVGLLIKTTKAFNNKEYKEAKSYLEELLKDNPENVEYNFYYAITNIELDNFDQADSILGTIANGNSAYKNKATWYWALSKLKQDKKEDCIKLLKQIPEDADDYSQALKLLKKLK encoded by the coding sequence ATGCAAGAACAAGATTACATCCTTTTTGAAAATTATCTATCTGGCGATTTATCTTCTGAAGAGATAGCTGATTTTGAAAACAGAGTCAGTACAGATGAAGACTTCAAACAAGCCTTCACTATTTATAAAGAATTATCGGAACATTTACAGCATGAAATAGGGAATGAGGATAACACTACAGATTTTAGAGCTAATTTAGATAGCATTTCACACAGATATTTTACCAAATTAGATATCGAAGAAAATCCAGTTGAAGTTAAAAAGACCTTTAGTTTTTACAAATTAGCAGTAGCAGCAAGTATTGCATTAATCATGGGCTTCTTTGTATTTAATCAGTTTTCTGGTGGTGCAGATTATTATGATTTTAATGACCACGGAACTATCGATTTTACAGAGAGAAGTAGCGAAGACAATGTTGGTCTATTAATCAAAACAACAAAAGCCTTTAATAACAAGGAATATAAAGAAGCAAAAAGTTATTTAGAAGAGTTATTAAAAGACAACCCTGAAAACGTCGAGTATAATTTTTACTATGCCATTACTAATATTGAGTTAGATAATTTTGATCAAGCAGATTCAATTTTAGGTACCATAGCAAATGGAAACTCAGCTTATAAAAATAAAGCCACTTGGTATTGGGCATTAAGTAAATTAAAGCAGGATAAAAAGGAAGATTGTATTAAGCTACTAAAGCAAATTCCTGAAGATGCAGACGATTACAGTCAAGCACTTAAATTATTGAAGAAGCTAAAATAA
- a CDS encoding TatD family hydrolase, whose translation MIITDTHTHLYSEAFDEDRDQMMQRALDAGVSRFFVPAIDSAYTQGMLDLQSKYSDRVFLMMGLHPTHVKDNYKEELSHVEEMLNQHTYYAVGEIGIDLYWDKSTLEIQKEAFRFQIKLAKQHQLPIVIHCREAFDEIFEILEEEQSEDLFGIFHCFTGTIEQAHQAISYNMKLGIGGVVTFKNGKIDQFLSQIDLKHIVLETDSPYLAPKPYRGKRNESSYITKVLEKLSEIYEVPQEKIAEITTENSKKVFKI comes from the coding sequence ATGATTATAACAGATACACATACCCATTTATATAGCGAAGCTTTTGACGAAGACAGAGACCAAATGATGCAACGTGCATTAGATGCTGGTGTGTCTAGGTTTTTTGTACCAGCAATAGATAGTGCATACACACAAGGTATGTTAGATCTTCAATCTAAGTATTCAGATCGCGTTTTTTTAATGATGGGTTTGCATCCAACACATGTAAAAGACAATTATAAAGAAGAATTATCACATGTAGAAGAGATGCTTAACCAGCATACATATTATGCAGTAGGCGAAATAGGTATCGACTTATATTGGGACAAAAGTACTTTAGAAATTCAAAAAGAAGCATTTAGGTTTCAAATCAAACTAGCAAAGCAACATCAATTACCTATAGTCATCCATTGTCGTGAGGCTTTTGACGAGATATTTGAAATTTTAGAAGAAGAACAATCAGAAGATTTATTCGGTATTTTTCATTGTTTTACAGGAACAATAGAGCAAGCACATCAAGCCATATCATATAATATGAAGTTAGGTATTGGAGGTGTGGTGACGTTTAAAAACGGAAAGATTGATCAGTTTTTAAGTCAAATAGATTTAAAGCATATTGTTTTAGAAACCGATTCACCGTATTTAGCACCAAAACCATACAGAGGAAAGCGCAACGAAAGTAGTTATATTACAAAGGTTTTAGAAAAGTTATCCGAAATTTACGAAGTGCCTCAAGAAAAAATTGCCGAAATTACAACCGAAAACTCAAAAAAAGTATTTAAAATTTAA
- a CDS encoding asparaginase, which produces MTKTIPNILLIYTGGTIGMIKDPETGALRAFDFENLLVRIPELKLLDCSIKTYSFKKPIDSSNMEPEYWVQIAEVIESHYDSFDGFVVLHGSDTMSYTASALSFMLEHLAKPVIFTGSQLPIGDLRTDAKENLITSIQIASLQHYNKPVIKEVGLYFEYKLYRANRTTKINAEHFEAFDSLNYPDLAESGVHLKVNHEYLLKPNPRKNLIVHKQLDANIALIKLFPGISKQVLESIFNSEGLKGVILETYGAGNCSTKDWFLDLLKATINKGIHIVNVTQCSGGSVLMGQYETSEKLKRIGLISGKDITTEAALCKMMYLLGQNISPNLFKTIYETALRGEMS; this is translated from the coding sequence ATGACCAAAACCATCCCAAACATACTCCTTATATATACTGGTGGAACTATTGGTATGATAAAAGATCCAGAAACAGGAGCCTTACGTGCGTTTGATTTTGAGAATTTATTGGTTAGAATCCCAGAATTAAAACTGTTAGATTGTTCTATCAAAACCTATTCATTTAAAAAGCCTATTGATTCTAGTAACATGGAACCAGAATATTGGGTTCAGATTGCAGAAGTTATAGAATCGCACTACGACAGTTTTGATGGATTTGTTGTGCTTCATGGAAGTGATACCATGAGTTATACAGCTTCAGCATTAAGTTTTATGTTAGAGCATTTAGCAAAACCAGTTATTTTTACAGGATCGCAATTACCCATTGGAGACTTGCGTACAGATGCCAAAGAAAATTTGATTACCTCAATCCAAATTGCATCTCTTCAACATTATAATAAACCTGTTATAAAAGAAGTAGGTTTATATTTTGAATATAAATTATACAGAGCCAATCGTACAACAAAAATAAATGCCGAACACTTTGAAGCATTTGATAGTTTAAATTATCCAGACTTGGCAGAAAGTGGTGTCCACTTAAAAGTAAATCATGAGTATTTATTAAAACCTAACCCAAGAAAAAATTTAATAGTACATAAACAACTAGATGCTAATATTGCATTAATTAAGTTGTTTCCTGGTATTTCAAAACAGGTCTTAGAAAGTATTTTTAATTCTGAAGGACTAAAAGGTGTTATTTTAGAAACCTATGGAGCTGGAAACTGTTCGACTAAAGATTGGTTTTTAGATTTACTAAAAGCAACTATAAATAAAGGAATACATATAGTTAACGTTACACAATGTTCTGGTGGAAGTGTGCTAATGGGTCAATATGAAACTAGTGAAAAACTAAAACGTATTGGTTTAATTTCCGGAAAAGACATAACAACAGAAGCTGCTTTGTGCAAAATGATGTATTTGTTGGGACAAAATATTTCCCCTAACTTGTTCAAAACCATATATGAAACAGCATTGCGTGGAGAAATGAGCTAA
- a CDS encoding MotA/TolQ/ExbB proton channel family protein: MKRLFSILAIACIMVFGTANATTNVAMTTATTVVLTQQENETADATTTADGENLTFHQELKKRFIEGGPGFMGIVLLCLILGLAIAIERIIFLNLSTTNSKKLTQDVEDALQSGGIEAAKEVCRNTKGPVASIFYQGLDRADGDLESAEKAVVAYGGVQMGQLEKNVSWISLFIALAPMLGFMGTVIGMIQAFDKIEAAGDMQPSLVAGGIKVALLTTVFGLIVAIILQIFYNYIIAKIDSIVNDMEDSSINLMDMLSKYKK, from the coding sequence ATGAAAAGATTATTTTCTATCCTAGCCATCGCGTGTATCATGGTATTCGGAACTGCAAACGCAACGACTAACGTAGCAATGACTACTGCAACTACTGTAGTGCTTACACAACAAGAAAATGAAACAGCTGATGCAACTACAACTGCAGATGGCGAAAATTTAACGTTCCACCAAGAGCTTAAAAAGCGTTTTATTGAAGGTGGTCCAGGATTTATGGGAATTGTATTATTATGTTTAATTCTTGGTTTGGCAATTGCTATTGAAAGAATTATCTTCTTAAACTTATCTACTACAAATTCAAAAAAATTAACTCAAGATGTTGAAGATGCACTTCAGTCTGGTGGTATAGAAGCTGCTAAAGAAGTATGTCGTAACACAAAAGGACCTGTAGCCTCTATCTTTTATCAAGGATTAGACAGAGCAGATGGAGATTTAGAATCTGCTGAAAAAGCTGTAGTAGCTTATGGAGGAGTACAAATGGGACAATTAGAGAAAAACGTATCTTGGATTTCATTATTTATTGCATTAGCACCAATGTTAGGATTCATGGGAACAGTAATTGGTATGATTCAAGCATTCGATAAAATTGAAGCAGCTGGAGATATGCAACCATCATTAGTAGCAGGAGGTATTAAAGTAGCCTTATTAACTACTGTATTTGGACTTATTGTTGCTATTATATTACAAATCTTTTACAACTATATTATTGCAAAAATAGATAGTATTGTTAATGACATGG